A window of Streptomyces sp. SAI-127 contains these coding sequences:
- a CDS encoding acyl-CoA dehydrogenase family protein, whose protein sequence is MSYRTALSEVLTSAVGPVAEATAVQGRFPRGAVTALGRAGLLGLTVSTGFGGGGRGLPEAADVVARTARVCPATAAVLQSHYTAVAVIEAYGGPWTRGEIAAGRHLASLALAESDGGSEAEGDGPTAETQLLVPRSVATRSGEVVALRARKQRVVAAGEADLYVWSSRPLTASDGLTLWAVPAHAPDLFVPARPGAVGPRGSATSTVFADPVLVPAEAMLGADGGGLDIVLRTVLPWLLELRAAAGTRRPPTLDPGSVRRPAGSLAAS, encoded by the coding sequence GTGTCGTACCGCACCGCTCTCTCCGAAGTCCTGACCAGTGCCGTGGGACCCGTCGCCGAAGCAACCGCCGTCCAGGGCCGGTTCCCTCGCGGCGCCGTGACGGCCCTCGGCCGCGCCGGGCTGCTGGGACTCACCGTCTCCACCGGATTCGGCGGCGGGGGACGGGGGTTGCCGGAGGCCGCCGACGTGGTCGCGCGGACCGCGCGCGTCTGCCCGGCGACGGCGGCCGTCCTCCAGTCCCACTACACGGCCGTCGCCGTCATCGAGGCATACGGCGGCCCCTGGACGCGAGGCGAGATCGCCGCCGGACGCCACCTCGCCAGTCTTGCGCTCGCCGAGTCCGATGGGGGGTCGGAGGCCGAGGGCGACGGGCCGACGGCCGAGACCCAGCTCCTCGTGCCGCGCTCCGTGGCCACCCGTTCCGGTGAGGTGGTGGCCCTGCGGGCCCGCAAGCAGCGAGTGGTCGCGGCGGGGGAGGCCGACCTGTACGTCTGGTCCTCCCGCCCCCTCACCGCGTCCGACGGGCTGACGCTCTGGGCGGTCCCGGCGCACGCCCCGGACCTGTTCGTCCCGGCACGGCCCGGCGCCGTGGGACCCCGCGGCAGCGCGACCTCCACGGTGTTCGCCGACCCGGTGCTGGTGCCCGCGGAGGCGATGCTCGGAGCGGACGGCGGCGGACTCGACATCGTGCTGCGCACGGTCCTGCCCTGGCTGCTCGAACTGCGGGCCGCCGCCGGGACCCGCCGCCCACCGACCCTCGACCCCGGGAGCGTCCGCCGCCCCGCCGGCTCGCTCGCCGCGTCCTGA
- the frc gene encoding formyl-CoA transferase — MTLALEGVRVLDMTHVQSGPSATQLLAWLGADVVKVEAPGGDITRRQLRDVPEVDSLYFTMLNCNKRSITLNTKTERGQEILTALIRGADVMVENFAPGAVERMGFSWERIREINPRIVYASIKGFGDGPYTAFKAYEVVAQAMGGSMATTGFQDGPPLATGAQIGDSGTGIHAVAAILAALLQRERTGRGQRVNVAMQHAVLNLCRVKLRDQQRLANGPLAEYPNKDFGEEVPRSGNASGGGQPGWAVRCAPGGPNDYVYVIVQPVGWTPLAALIGRPELADDPEWATPEARLPKLAKMFQLIEEWTSTLPKWQVLQQLNSHDIPCGPILSPKEIIEDPSLAANDMIVEVGHPERGTFTTVGNPLKLSDSPTTITTPPLLGQHNEDIYIGELGLSRAELPQLKEQGVI; from the coding sequence CGGATGTGGTGAAGGTGGAGGCGCCGGGCGGGGACATCACGCGCCGGCAGCTGCGGGATGTCCCGGAGGTGGACTCGCTGTATTTCACGATGCTCAACTGCAACAAGCGCAGCATCACGCTGAACACCAAGACCGAGCGGGGACAGGAGATCCTGACCGCTTTGATCCGGGGTGCGGATGTGATGGTGGAGAACTTCGCGCCGGGTGCGGTGGAGCGGATGGGGTTCAGCTGGGAGCGGATCCGGGAGATCAACCCGCGGATCGTGTATGCCTCGATCAAGGGTTTCGGGGACGGCCCCTACACCGCTTTCAAGGCCTATGAGGTGGTGGCGCAGGCGATGGGCGGCTCGATGGCCACCACCGGTTTCCAGGACGGGCCGCCGCTGGCGACCGGCGCGCAGATCGGTGACTCCGGGACCGGGATCCACGCGGTGGCCGCCATCCTGGCCGCGCTGCTGCAGCGCGAGAGGACCGGGCGCGGGCAGCGGGTGAACGTGGCGATGCAGCACGCGGTGCTCAACCTGTGCCGGGTCAAACTCCGTGACCAGCAGCGCCTGGCGAACGGCCCGCTCGCGGAGTACCCCAACAAGGACTTCGGCGAGGAGGTGCCCCGTTCGGGCAACGCCTCGGGGGGCGGGCAGCCCGGCTGGGCGGTCAGGTGCGCGCCCGGCGGCCCCAACGACTACGTGTACGTCATCGTCCAGCCGGTCGGCTGGACACCCCTGGCCGCACTGATCGGCCGGCCCGAACTGGCCGACGACCCGGAGTGGGCCACCCCCGAGGCCCGCCTTCCCAAGCTGGCGAAGATGTTCCAGCTGATCGAGGAATGGACCTCGACGCTGCCCAAGTGGCAGGTCCTTCAGCAGCTCAACAGCCACGACATCCCGTGCGGGCCGATCCTGTCCCCGAAAGAGATCATCGAGGACCCCTCACTCGCCGCGAACGACATGATCGTCGAAGTCGGGCATCCCGAACGCGGCACCTTCACCACCGTCGGCAACCCCCTCAAACTCTCCGACTCCCCCACCACCATCACCACCCCACCCCTCCTCGGCCAGCACAACGAAGACATCTACATCGGCGAACTCGGACTCTCCCGGGCCGAGTTGCCGCAGCTCAAGGAGCAGGGCGTCATCTGA
- a CDS encoding carbonic anhydrase — protein sequence MSTSAPRTATVTDRLVEANRAYAARFTDPGMGARPVLRVAVVACMDARLDLHAALGLALGDCHTVRNAGGVVTDDTIRSLTISQRALGTRSVVLIHHTGCGLQTLTEDFRHELELEVGQRPAWAVEAFRDVDQDVRQSMQRVRTSPFLPHTDDVRGFVFDVTTGLLREIEPNS from the coding sequence ATGTCGACTTCAGCACCCCGAACCGCGACGGTCACCGACCGGCTCGTGGAAGCCAACCGCGCCTACGCCGCCCGATTCACCGACCCCGGCATGGGCGCCCGCCCCGTTCTGCGCGTGGCCGTCGTCGCGTGCATGGACGCCCGCCTCGATCTGCACGCCGCGCTCGGACTCGCGCTCGGCGACTGCCACACCGTCCGCAACGCCGGGGGAGTCGTCACCGACGACACGATCCGCTCCCTGACGATCAGTCAGCGTGCGCTCGGCACCCGCAGTGTGGTGCTCATCCACCACACCGGCTGCGGTCTCCAGACCCTGACCGAGGACTTCCGGCACGAACTGGAACTGGAGGTCGGCCAGCGTCCCGCGTGGGCGGTGGAGGCATTCCGGGACGTCGACCAGGACGTACGGCAGTCCATGCAACGAGTGCGCACCTCGCCGTTCCTCCCGCACACCGACGATGTGCGGGGGTTCGTCTTCGACGTGACGACCGGGCTGCTGCGGGAGATCGAACCGAACTCCTGA
- a CDS encoding GntR family transcriptional regulator, whose product MPDTPTVTARGPISRPTPLRQAVYEALTELIINGSLTPGRHLVEAELAESLGVSRQPIREALQRLQTAGWVDLRPSQGAFVHSPTTQECAQLLSVRALLETHSARGAAQHATARDVARLWELQQTGLSALAAGDARAIVEANAALHGHITLLSRNAVLAELIPQVDRRVRWYYMPIARPRGKDAWNEHARIIEAIGEGAADRAEELMRRHTRNTTDFYCEQIAAVAGRDD is encoded by the coding sequence ATGCCCGACACACCCACCGTGACAGCCCGTGGCCCGATCAGCAGGCCCACCCCGCTCCGCCAGGCCGTCTACGAGGCCCTCACCGAACTGATCATCAACGGCTCGCTCACCCCCGGCCGGCACCTCGTCGAGGCCGAGCTGGCGGAGAGCCTCGGGGTGAGCCGGCAGCCGATCCGGGAGGCGCTGCAGCGGCTCCAGACCGCCGGCTGGGTCGACCTGCGCCCTTCGCAGGGGGCGTTCGTCCACTCCCCCACCACGCAGGAGTGCGCCCAACTCCTCAGCGTCCGGGCCCTCCTGGAGACCCACTCCGCGCGCGGCGCGGCCCAGCACGCCACCGCCCGTGATGTCGCCCGGCTGTGGGAACTCCAGCAGACCGGTCTGAGCGCCCTCGCGGCGGGGGACGCCCGGGCCATCGTGGAGGCGAACGCCGCCCTCCACGGCCACATCACCCTGCTGTCCCGCAACGCGGTCCTCGCCGAACTCATCCCCCAGGTCGACCGGCGGGTGCGCTGGTACTACATGCCCATCGCCAGGCCCCGCGGCAAGGACGCCTGGAACGAGCACGCGAGGATCATCGAGGCCATCGGCGAGGGTGCCGCCGACCGTGCCGAGGAGCTCATGCGCCGGCACACCCGGAACACCACCGACTTCTACTGCGAGCAGATCGCCGCTGTGGCCGGCCGGGACGACTGA
- a CDS encoding GntR family transcriptional regulator: protein MREALTAAASRRVTRPAPLRQAVYDALTELIVNGSLKPGQHLVEAELAEHLGVSRQPVREALQRLQTAGWVDLRPAQGAFVHSPTEEEAAQLLGVRSVLETYSAQLAAKNAKPEDIARLDELQLDGIAALADGDVERLVAANTALHDFITAVADNAVLAELIAQVGQKVRWYYTPIAKPRGKEAWNEHTQLIRAIAKGDADQAGEVMRKHTERTTDFYRRQIAARANQD, encoded by the coding sequence ATGCGCGAGGCACTCACGGCCGCAGCGTCCCGGCGCGTCACCCGCCCGGCACCGCTGCGTCAGGCCGTGTACGACGCCCTGACCGAGCTGATCGTCAACGGCTCCCTCAAGCCGGGCCAGCATCTGGTCGAGGCCGAGCTCGCCGAACACCTCGGCGTCAGCCGTCAGCCGGTCCGCGAGGCTCTCCAGCGGCTCCAGACCGCCGGCTGGGTCGATCTGCGGCCCGCCCAGGGCGCCTTCGTCCACTCCCCCACGGAGGAGGAGGCCGCCCAGCTCCTCGGCGTCCGCTCGGTCCTGGAGACCTACTCGGCCCAGCTCGCCGCGAAGAACGCGAAGCCCGAGGACATCGCGCGTCTCGACGAACTCCAGCTGGACGGGATCGCCGCTCTCGCCGACGGCGACGTCGAGCGCCTGGTCGCGGCCAACACCGCGCTGCACGACTTCATCACCGCCGTCGCCGACAACGCCGTGCTGGCCGAACTGATCGCCCAGGTCGGCCAGAAGGTCCGCTGGTACTACACGCCCATCGCCAAACCCCGCGGCAAGGAGGCCTGGAACGAGCACACGCAGCTCATCAGGGCCATCGCCAAGGGAGACGCGGACCAGGCGGGCGAGGTCATGCGCAAGCACACCGAGCGTACGACCGACTTCTACCGCAGGCAGATCGCGGCCAGGGCGAACCAGGACTGA
- a CDS encoding formate dehydrogenase subunit gamma encodes MTTSGSDVTVESVVRRVVARHRGERGALLPVLHAVQAELGHVPQEAVPVLAEELNLSRADVHGVVTFYHDFRREPAGRTTVRICRAEACQALGADQLVSYARQSGLPLGETSADGSVTVEQVFCLGNCALGPSVEANGRLYGRVGPARLGSILNGTVSS; translated from the coding sequence ATGACGACCAGCGGGAGTGACGTGACGGTCGAGAGCGTGGTCCGGAGGGTGGTGGCCCGTCACCGGGGCGAGCGCGGTGCGCTGCTGCCCGTACTGCACGCCGTCCAGGCCGAGTTGGGCCATGTGCCGCAGGAGGCCGTGCCGGTGCTCGCCGAGGAGCTCAACCTCTCCCGGGCGGACGTCCACGGAGTGGTGACCTTCTACCACGACTTCCGTCGCGAGCCCGCGGGCCGCACCACCGTGCGCATCTGCCGCGCCGAGGCCTGCCAGGCGCTGGGCGCCGACCAACTGGTGAGCTACGCACGCCAGTCCGGACTGCCCCTGGGCGAGACGTCGGCGGACGGTTCGGTCACCGTCGAGCAGGTCTTCTGCCTCGGCAACTGCGCGCTCGGTCCGTCGGTGGAAGCCAACGGACGGCTGTACGGACGAGTTGGCCCGGCCCGGCTGGGCTCGATCCTCAACGGGACGGTCTCCTCATGA